DNA sequence from the Paenibacillus azoreducens genome:
CATAGATGAAACCAGCAGTACGCCGACAATCGGCATCGCTGCAGCGACGGTCATACCCGTAACGACCGCAAAAGCAAAAGACAGCAGTTTCACTCTCACTCCGCTCACCGCAGCCGTATCTTCTTCAAACGTTAAGCTGTAAAGCGGTCTGCGGAACATCATAAAAAACAGGAGCCCAATCAGCGTGACGGCACCGATGATGATCAGCTGGGATTCGCTTACGGCGACAATGGAGCCGAACAAATAGGAACTGAAGCTCTTGTTCAGATTGGTTTTAAGGCTCATCAGCACCATCGCCAGCGCCAGCCCTGAAGTCATGATTATAGCCACAGGCACTTCACTGTACGTTTTGTAGCTTCTTCGAAGCTGCTCGATCAGTACTCCGCCCAATATCGCGAACAAAAAGCCGCATAATACCGGATTCAAATGAAGAACGGAGCCAAGGGCGACGCCGGCCATCGAGACATGGGACAATGTGTCGGACAGCAGGGATTGTCTGCGCAATAACAGATATACGCCCAGAACCGGTGCTATGAATGAAATCAGCATCCCCGCCAAAAACGCCCGCTGCATAAATTCATACTGGAACATGATCGCCCTCTTCCCTCCCTTCCAAATAAATGACCCGGTCAAGATATTCCTCCGCTTCATCCAATCCGTGGGTGACCATCAATACCGTTTTGCCCTGCGTTTTGACCACTTGCTGCATCCACTTATAAAAACGAAGCCGGCTGGCCGGGTCCATCCCGGTCACGGGTTCATCCAAAACGAGCAAATCCGGCTGCTGTACCATCGCTCTCGCAATACATGCCCGCTGCTTCTGGCCACCGGATAGATCCCCGATTTTCCGATTTCGCAGCTCCCATAGCCCAACTTCTTTTAGGGTTTTTTCCACGAGCTCATGATGCTCTTTACGGAACCGCCGGAATAATCCAAGCTCCGGGTAACATCCCGATCTGACAAGCTCGATCACTTTGCTCGGAAAGCCGGGATTAAAGGAAGATATCTGCTGCGGTACATAGGCAATGGCGCTCCGGCCGTATTCAGAGCTGAACCGAATTGTGCCGCTCCACGGTTTGACCAGTCCGAGCAGCAGCTTTAACAGCGTCGTTTTGGCAGCCCCGTTTGGTCCTGCGACAGCAATAAATTCACCGGCATGTATATCAACGGACACATTTCGGATGACGGGTTCATTTTCATATCCAAAAACAATGTCGCGCAGCGAACAAAGAATCATATGTACCTCCTTGAACCTTTTTAATAGTAATTATTACGATTTAAAATAGGACAAAAAAATATATCACTGTTTAGATACTTATCTGGTCGGTCTGTTAGCCATTATTTTTCTTATTCGTATTAATTACGTTTAACATTAAAACATATATTTTACGGATTGGCAAGTTATTCGTAATAATTACGATTATTAAATTATATTTACACTTGATAATATTTCTTTAATTTGTTAATATAACTGACGAACGTTCGTTAGTTTGGAGGTGCTTTTAAATTGAAAATAGATGAAATTAAGGATGCAGCTCTAAAATATTTCACCATCCATGGTTATGAAGGAGC
Encoded proteins:
- a CDS encoding metal ABC transporter ATP-binding protein, which codes for MILCSLRDIVFGYENEPVIRNVSVDIHAGEFIAVAGPNGAAKTTLLKLLLGLVKPWSGTIRFSSEYGRSAIAYVPQQISSFNPGFPSKVIELVRSGCYPELGLFRRFRKEHHELVEKTLKEVGLWELRNRKIGDLSGGQKQRACIARAMVQQPDLLVLDEPVTGMDPASRLRFYKWMQQVVKTQGKTVLMVTHGLDEAEEYLDRVIYLEGREEGDHVPV
- a CDS encoding metal ABC transporter permease, producing the protein MFQYEFMQRAFLAGMLISFIAPVLGVYLLLRRQSLLSDTLSHVSMAGVALGSVLHLNPVLCGFLFAILGGVLIEQLRRSYKTYSEVPVAIIMTSGLALAMVLMSLKTNLNKSFSSYLFGSIVAVSESQLIIIGAVTLIGLLFFMMFRRPLYSLTFEEDTAAVSGVRVKLLSFAFAVVTGMTVAAAMPIVGVLLVSSMIVLPSAFALRFARGFASASMIAVITGMAGVCSGLTASYYTDTPPGGAIALIMLFILLCGIGIKHAFKLVKKRRTNQSRTIMQHQKSQTNQTIPEGVIK